In the Mastacembelus armatus chromosome 16, fMasArm1.2, whole genome shotgun sequence genome, TACATTACACTGACAGGGTCAGTGCTGAAAGTTAAATGGGCCATACAAATATTACCATACTAATGATCTAAACCAAGATAGAGAACATGTTATGTATTATACAGtacctgctaaacatcaaaAATGTCATCATTGTCATTGTAAACATTCTTGAACCTCAATACAGCAGTTTCAAACAAATTGTACCTTTGCCAGATATACTCCTGAACAAAATCTTAAGACCAGGGGAATTATTACaagtatttgcattttgtgcCGGTGGATCGTAACCAGGTTGCAAGTGGTGCttcaaaaaagaacaaacaggagCAAGAGACAAAAAACCGAGTAGgcaatttattaaaaacttcATTTAAACTCAAACAGGCTGTTTGGCTCGCATGACACAACACAGGACGATCAAAAGGGCCCTTCCCACTTCTAACAAATGCTATTAATTTATGAAGTAATCATTTTAACCATGATCATTCCTTAAACCTAGCCAAAAATCCACATTTATTATACGATGACCATCATGGTTACAACAGTTGGttgatttaataaataataatactactaataataacaataataatgatgatgtgTACAGTTTAGTGAGAATAAAATAGTAAGGTGAGTCATTCAGATGTCACTGTCTGtataaacatgaacacaaggcAAGCAATGCAAAATAATGACAGTCGTGGCGTCTGATCGCAGCCAAGACAAAGGACTTTCTGTAGCTCCTTCCCACACGATGGGTGTAGCAgcctgtcactgaagctgctgctcaggtGTCTGGAGTGGGAGGTGTCGTCCATGATGGATAACAATTTGATCAGCATTGTCTTTATCCCTAACCTCCCCCCTTGAGAGAAGCAGCACAGAACACAGGTGACCGTTTTtaatcagtttgtttctttttgttttctcattggTGCTGGCAAAATAATGCACAATGAAAACAGGTGCCTGCTAAAGCTGAAACCAGTGAGAGTGAGCAGGacagtaaaattaaaaccaTTAACCTCATCTATGAGCTGAAAGATGAGAAGACAAACATTGCAAACATTACAGGAGCAACAAGCTCATGAAATTTTGCTCTGGGTTTGGGTTTGTTACTACACATATTACCTTTTGCTTTATGCATAGTCATTTGATCCATTAATAATGTCAAAACATTGGTTAATGCAGCTTTAGAGAGCTAATTCCCTAAAAGACATTTCACCTCTGACTTGGTTTTAaagattttctgcttctttctgtgtgttttttgtttgctcgttttttttattgttttttttttttttttttggcctttttaaacttttttaattGAAGCCacagccacacccaggcctaTAATGTAGTATGCCTCCCAGGCCTACTACAATATTTGTTCACAGTGATATGCAGCCCTagatatcattattattattattcagaatCACCTTTTCATGCCCATGTGAGCAGTGGGTGTTTCTGCAGCCTGAGCAAACTGTATGATCTTAATCCATTAATGTATAGAATATACAGTTCTATACTGGTCCACCTTGTCATCTCCCAgtgcttgttttcttttgaattGCTTTGGCCTTAGACTCCTTTCAATTTTGCGCTAAAGTTGAGCCACACCCTAGTCTTTAGAATTCCTTATTTACTCCCTGTCAGTTTACTCCTATGAACAAAAAGCCTCTTCAGTGCCATGTGACTTGTTTTTGTGCAAAGCTTTTGATAATGCTGCATCATTAACCAATGGAGGGGTTGTGATGTATGTTTGCTTTTAGTGAACTGGGTTTataaaaggaaagagaggaaagtgCCACCTCACCTCCACCTCCTGACAACCCTGGTGCAGGTATGTCTCTCAGTTCAAAggtttctttgttttatctAGTGGTTAAGAGAAAAAACAGCCCCTTGAATAGCAGCATGTTGTTTTgtatgctttgtttttctgtccatttcttttttcagttcaCATACAAATAGCAgtgatatttatatatatatgaactTTATTATAGAATTCTGTGTCATATGAAAATACTGTGATGAGTCTCTTtaattttgtcttgtttttatcaTACTACAGACATGATGCTTtttgatgtaaaaatgtttgcatttgtgatTTGCATCTTGACACTGCATCATGTGCACTCAGCTTGCATTTTGGTGAGTAGAAAAAATTTCtataaattatgtaaaattatattatattatatataatatatataatatatacccacttatttcttatatgatattatattaaaaataaattaaataggTGGAAACtagttttaaattttatatttttttaggtCGTTGTAATACAAAACGTTATGTATTGCAAGTGTTTCCATAGGTGGAAAATGTGTTCTAGTCCCTAAGGTATATGTGACTATAGTTTTGAAATACTGTACTGGAGCATTGTGATTTTTAATGACCATATGATATCATAGATTGCACAATTCTACTTTAAGTAGCAGTAAATTGAACTATGAAAGACCCCAGGCTGTCTATGCAATGActatttatacttttttaacTGCTAAAGTTTATGTCCTTGTACTGAGCCCCTAATTCAATGCTATGATACACACGCTTTCTTTGATTAGTGCATTTCTGATAAGTACTTAACTTAaatttcttctcatttttaaatgtatgatgCCacatgtgttggtgtgttgaCAGGAAGGTAAGCACAAACTTAAATGCGTCAGCCGTGTTTAACTTTGCAGAGGCATTTTATTTACTAGCATCAGCTCATGTCTACCAATAACATTAAGGGATTTGGCACAATCTTCTTTGTATGATCTTTTGTTATGTTAAGTAATTCCAAATTAATTAAACCAGGATATGTTTGTGAGTCATATCACGGATATTAAGCCACCAGAGTAAATATCATTCtttcttatgtttttaatcCAGTATTTACATATCgattaagtgtgtgtgcatgtctgtgtatttgtgtgcgtgCAGGCATTTGcccaaataacaaaaacattcaggCTGAGATCGCTGACATACACAATGCTTTCAGAAGAGAGGTTCAGCCGACTGCTTCTGACATGTTGATAATGGTGAGACCTCACACAAAACCGACTTGAATAATATTTGCAGATAATTCTCagcatttgttttccttcacttGTGGGAAGGACTAAAATGTTAAAGTAGAACACGTGGTATTTACATGACGTACAAAAATCATGAAGTCAATAAAAGCTGATGTGTCCTTAATTGTTTTAATAGAGTAAACTCTACTTAATACTTAAAGCAGGTCTAAACCACACTGTGTTCTACATGCTActtgaaacatgaaaatacattttgactgTGCCATGTCGTACgatacaaaacaaatacaataaaaatagtcacaaagttttttgttttgacagatgAGTAGTTATTAATTTCCTTAATACCTATTAAATGTAggcaatatttttttcaaaatagttGCACATCTTAAGGTGTGAGatttatgcagaaaaataaaaacaaatgtttatactgaaatgtttctgtgaaaaGCACACCAGCTGGAAATCTATTACTATTAACTATTTGATGgttatattattttttgattcttctttatttttacagtacTATAGTGAAGAGATTGCAGCCAGTGCTCAGGCTTGGGTTGAAAATTGTAAAATGTCTCATGGACCACCTGCATCCCGCATGTTCAATGGTAAATTTCCCTTCCTACCACCTTAAATATTACACTGGAGATGCAAAAGTTCCCTGCGAACAGACTGAACTTGTGATTGATGGCTGGAGTCACAAGGAACATTATCTTAACCGCAGTCCTAATACCTTCTCTTGATAACAAATTACACAGAGCAGCATATGTTATCATTAAGGAGATTATCATCAATAGGCCTTTTAATGAACCCTTTTTTGACTGAATAATGTAATCTACTGggacatttatttaaaaatgtgtgtttgccaaCACTCATTAATCAGTGCTGTCATGTTTCTCAACATTGAACAGGATATGAATTAGGTGAGAATCTGTTCCATTCACAATCCATTTACCCATGGTCAGACGTCATCAGGACCTGGCACAGCGAGGTGACACACTACCAGTATCCCAATGGGTCCAAAGATGGGAAACCTATTGGTCACTACACACAGGTAACACTGACCTGTTATTGCCAGAAATACAGTAATGTGTAGATAAAAGATAAATGAGAGAAGGTGTGTTGCAGTAGCAGCAAtaacacttttttaaattaaagctaTAGCtataatcagtatttttatgtattttatattatggCCAGGTGGTGTGGAACACCTCCTACAAAGTTGGCTGTGGAGTGGCACTGTGCTCTAACGTCTATTTCTATGGTTGTCATTACTATCGCGCGTAAGTGACCTACCCTCATTCACCCTCCGTGTCTAAAGCCCATGACATCTTTTACATGTGAGAGATCTGTGCATCTTGAAGTGTTTAACAATgttggtaataataataataataataatgatattaaaGTTTCTGGATATAATCAAAGCTTATTTCagataaaaaaatgacataattGTTAATGTAACAGTGGAAACTTCGTTGGATGGCCTCCTTACAAGGCTGGAACCCCGTGTGCTTCCTGTCCCAATGCATGTGAAGACAAACTCTGCAGTAAGTATGAGACATTATGATAACACATTGAATGGCTTCTCTGTGTCACATAGTTGAACAGCAACagaaattatattaattaaatacAATGAGTTGATATcgtcattgttttgttttgtttttcagacaacCCCTGTCCTTTCATAAACACGTACAGCAACTGTTCAACCTTGAAAATTCTCAATGGATGCGAAGACGACTTTGTGCATGAGCGGTGTCCTGCTTCCTGCCGCTGCACCACTGAAATTATTCCAATAGGTTAAAGCTAAAGCTGTACCCAGGTGAACTCAGTGTGCAAATTGATTGTACTTGCTCTTAGACTCCTCACACTATCTACACTTAATTAATTGTCTTCTTTTAGGCGGATGTTTCCGAATTGTTTGAAACAGTTCATGTCTAATCAAAATCCCTTGGGAAATTTCATCAAGAATGAAATTATGCTGGTGTTGCACACATCATAGTAATGTCAAAGAAATTCTACAAATCATACCATAAAGACTGCATTAAAAAACAGTGTGTTGTTCTTTGTTTCATTGgttattcttgtttttaaattcataaaTATGAACAATTTTTTAGACATGCCAaagaataaaaatctaaaaatgatctaaaagactgaaaataacCTATGTCCAATTAATATAATTTCATATAAAATGTGAGTGCAACTTACAGATACACACTTTTTATAAGCAAAGTTTTCATTATAATTGAAtataaatttcccttctcacccctacgggtggtgtgtgtgtgtcttcctcaatctcgggtcctctaccagaggcctgggagtttgagggttctttgcagtatcttagctgttcctagcactgcgctcttctggactgagatctgtgatgttgttcctgggatctgttgatgccactctcccagtttgggggtcacagccccgagggtgccaattaccacggggaccactgttgcttttaccttccacatcttttctagctcttctttcagcccctgatatttttcaagcttctcatgttccttctttctgatgttgctgtcacttgggattgctacatctaccactacggctttcttctgctgtttgtccaccactactatgtccggttggttagccatcacctgtttgttggtCTGAGTGttagtccagctttttccagccactgggAGGACTTCTCAATATCAGtcacttcttctatctgttggtggtacatgctgtgcaggggtttgtcctgccatgatggttctttctcctcttcctctgcatcgggcttctgttgcctgagatattcacgTAGTATTCCATCACTcagggccatcttcctgatgtactccTCTTAGTCAGGATGCTGGATTCGgagtgaaaccctccatgcattgtgaggagcttccttgtcttgacatcagtggcttctatgtcccctcttggccagcttattatgccagcggggtatctgatgaccggcagggcgtaggtgttgatggcttggaccttgttcttcccatttagctgacttcttaggacttgtcttactctctgtaggtatttggctgtggcggctttccttgtggcttcttcttggttcccatttgcctgtgggattccaaggtacttgtagctcccctcaacagCCGCTATGCTGCCTTTTGGAAGTTCACTCCTTGAATCCTGACAACCTTCCTTTTCTTCGTTATCATTCAACCACACTAGTCCAGTGTGAATGACATTccagtgttgttgctgtatatcctggtggtgtggatcagtgagggatgtctcgctcactcctggcgtacagcttgatgtcatccatgtacagcaggtggctgatggttgccccatttcgtagttggtatccgaagccagtcttagtgatgatctggctgagggggttcaggcctatgcagaacagcagtggggacagagcatctcccTGGTAGATGCcacacttgatggagacttgtgcaatcggcttgaggttggccactaggattgttttccacagtcccataTGAAAAATAAGTAGATCAAATGACTACagataaaatatatgtattaatatatttttattaactatGAATAGTATTTTTATTAACAATTGATTAATAATACTTGTGCATGAAAGAGGGTTAAACCACAGAGCATTATCATGCTATAGTCAGCTCCACATTTTCACGCTTcagcttgttttgattttctattttttttactgataatttggttttattgtttaaGTCTAGTGCCTCCTGGTTAGTGTTTAAATTGCCATAAACCTCTATTAGGTACTTAGTCAGCTGATATGAGGATTAACAGTAAACTTCTGAACAATCATCTGAAATGCTGTGCTAAAACTCTGAACTATaacattttgcacatttaaacTATAGCAAACATggcagtacagtacagtatggaATGACACCATAGACACTGTCAACCAGAACAGGTGCAGATCAAACTTTTTCTAAATAGTAGAGCACAGAGAGCATTTCCAGGCAAATGTGCCATTTTCATTGTTAAGTCCTCCTGCAGCATCCAGATTTAGAGGGAAACTGTTTTAGCACAGTGACTTGTGTAACACTTGCCAGCAGAAGGCTAGTGCCAATTCCTCTGTAAGAACCAGAGCTGAGCCAAGTATTTCTGGAGCTctgagtacacacacaccaccatgTCCCAGCTTTAAAATTATTATCCATAATACCAAAAGATTAGAAATTTGATCAATGAGACTTCTGGAAGTCATAAACTTTGCTTTAACGTCAGCTCTTTAACGTCTCCCTGCTGGGTGGAGGTACAATTTTCCACCAGCAAAAACTCTTAATATTTCAGGCAATATCCTGACATTAGTTACAATAAATCCACAAATATAAAGCTACTGCTGAACTTAGtgatattaaaatacattttaaaataaatgcataaaagcAAGCATCAATGATGACACAGATGTCTTCGGCAGCTTCAACTTTAGCAACTGCTCCTACAGCAatgtaacacattttatttaactgTCAGCTTTTTCAATTTGCTGCCATTGTTCACTACTGTCACCTAACAGACTATCACTAGCTCAATGGTTCTTAGGCTTGAGAAGTTAAATAGGTCGCAAAGATGGTTAACAGTATagaaactacagaaaaactgagaatatgtatatatatatatatatatatatgtatatatatatatatatatattctcagtttttctgtatatatataaataaatatatatatatatatatatatatatatatatatacatattttaaatgggttcaaatgtttgtctttttgaacTTTCATGTAATTTACCCTCTTCAGGTCTCTACAAgcaaatatagaaataattaCTCTTTTGGTTGATGTTTTCAAAACCTGcacaatgtttatttgttttttttccttgttcttttatctttctcttttctctattgaggcagatggctgcacaaactgagcccagttctgctgaaggcttcttccattaaagggagtttatCCTCCCCacagtcaccaagtgctgctcataagcGATTTCTTGAGTTTCTaaaaagtgtcttgagatgattttgttgtgatttggtgctataacATAAATTGAAATTTGAATACTACATATTTACAAAGGGCAACAAGGTCTCATGTGTTGATGGTGGTTTGTTTTCAAGGGGCCAGATgtcaaaaacactttaaaaagtgGCAGTGACAGTGCTTTGtcagaagaagatggaggataattaaaaatcacaacacaataaCCAAAAATAGCAGTAACCCTTGTAGACCAGCAGATGGCTCTGTTATACAACTGATCCACATCTCTTGCCTTTGTATCCCAAAATATTCATTGTATTTGTCTTCATATGAATCAGTGACCTATGAATAAAATGCACTAAATCATGTAGAAGAATTGTATGCTTCATCACTCACTATCTGCATCTCTCATACAAGAAGCTTTAACTTTAGGATGGATGAACTTCATGTAGAGAATGTGTTGTACTGTGTGTGAGTAATATTGCAAAGATTTTGCTCCAAGCATTGATTATTAGCgacgtttgtttgtttttctgtttgtcacagTTACTGTGAGGTTGTTGCTGAGTGAGGACTATTATTTCACCACATCGTCTCCATGCACCATCCACATAAAGAGGAAGATCTGACACACAGCGTGActgtgaacagaaaaacaaatgtcatgtgAGCCATTATAGGCAATAACCACTGTCTTTGAGAGATGTCATATGTTCTGAGTAAAACTGacatcaaaaacaacaatagGCCTATTGATACTACACAGGAAGGTGTTCTGAGAgaggttttatattttatattagtaGAAAATTAGTTTAAGACCCAGTGATGTCAGTTTTTTACATCAGCATCCGCTGCTACATAAAGGCtttgaattttatatttatattttctttgagTGTCTGAAGGTGGGCTTTTTTTCTGAGACGTCTTAATATTAATAACATCATTTTGAACTTTTGTGATGCATATTGAGAGATATTTCAAATGAgggaaagaggaaataaaatctgttttcattttatgtgaTTTCATGTTGACTTTAGTCTTTTCTTGTTGATATTTATACTGATTTATGTGTCTTGTTGAGTATtattgctgttttgtgtgtatattcTTCCtgacttttgtgttgttttgcataTATTGTTGAGATTTGATGCTTTCTATGTTTTTTCTTGTCagcctttgttgttttgtatgttgtCTCTTaagttttgagtttttgtttgtgttttgtatgaattttctctatttttagtTCAAATATATTATTGCTTTTAAATTTGCCTGTATGTTGAGGTCTGTACTTATGAAATAAATGACAGAGTACAAAATAAACGGTAACCAAGATGACGTGGACCTATGAAAGATGTTTTCATGGTATCTGGGTTTATTTGGACGTGCATGTGTCGAAAGGGGGCGGGCCTGTGAAGAAATAATTAGGTTTGATTGACAGCCCAGCCTGTTTTGTCTGTCGCGCGTTCACGAGACGTACACAACTCTGTTCCTTGGAAACGAGTTCTCGTGCGACGGCAGCGGTTGTAACGTTAGCCCCGTACGGAGTGAGACTCCTCTTTATTTAACCCGAACGGAAGAACCAGTGGCTGCCGACATTGACTGGCAAGGGAGGTAGTTTCCTCCTTTGTTTGCTAAACAGTCTGGCGACAGTGGTTGTACTGACTGGACTTTGAGTTGGCTGTGAAAACTAACTTCACCCACCTAGCTAGCGAGGGAGGTTGGCTAGCTAACTAACTAGCTcaactcagcagcagcacaggcacCACACGGTAACGGCGGTCCGGCTGCTCTCAGCTACAGCGACTGTTTGATCGGTAAGAATATAAAACTGCTGTATCTTTCAGCATGATAATCACTGACTTAACGTAATTCATTAAACTTACCGTCACCGACCGAACACGGTGGGTTATTACCACATATGTGAAGCGTTCTGTGGAGTGGAAACGTGCTAATATTTGcgaaaaataaacaaaactgcacaaaacaaagcacctagtattattattatttgttatcGCCGTTTGCCAGTTATGCAGCGTTCACTGATTCTAACGTTAACATCCGCTTTCAGTGCACAACAAATGTGATCTTAAGGCTGCATATTGCTAAATATCTGCTACCAACAACATCCATGCTGTCACTAATCTGATGTTGTCTAATTATGCTAATCGTTGTGGTTTATCTTCGCAGAGCACAATGCGCAGAGCAAGCTCCTCGCTGTGCAGGGACCTGGCAAATATATGCACCGAGAGATGATATGGCAGAAATGTGTGCAAATGTTAAATCGAGCCAATAGACCAGGCAGGAAATTGGAGTAAATCAGAAACGAGGCGTTTCTACCCAGCAGCTTGCCACCTTGTGTGTCGGTGTGTATGCTCGAAGTGCCTATGGCGGAGTTTGGGGAGGACGGCAGCCTGCCTCCATTGACGCTTGGGGATACATCCGTTCCCAGCGACGAGGCAGCTGGCAAGACGCATTGCGAAGTGTCGGTCTTGAATGGAGACTGTGGGATATCAGAAAATATGGTCGGTTCGGGATCTCTTGTCGCACCCGGCTGTCAAACCGCGGTGGAAACTGCCAACACCTCTGTCGGATTAGATGCCTCATCTGAAATACCACGCAGGAGCAGCATTATCAAGGTAAAGATTGAAGTTAATGTGTACAGCCATTCATTTGGGAGAGCTAGCCTGCACATCTACACTGAACATGGAGTGTTTGAAGTTGCATTGCTAAACCACTGCTCTAATTTATTTAGCCCCTTTTGTAGGCAGCATGCGCTTACTTTTCACTCACCTTGACTGGTTACACTTAACAGTTTCATAGGTGGTTTTCACAATTCAGGTCAGTAATACCATCACCAGAAGTACATCctgtactttattttaaacccCGAGTCATAAAtggttttaaacatttatttaaacagtcATTTAAACTTGTGCATTTTTTTGAATATCACAGGCTGAAAGTCTAGAAGATGAAAGTGTGTGTTATGAAACCAGAGAAGGGGTAAAAGCAGGGAAATGGCAGAAGTGTCAGAAAATATAATCAGAAAATACTTATGTACATAAGGTACATAAGAAGCATTTGGTTCAAGTTCTATGCCCCTTATATGAATTTAGAAGCTAGAACAAATCTGTGGTATATCAGggattta is a window encoding:
- the LOC113136484 gene encoding cysteine-rich venom protein pseudechetoxin, with amino-acid sequence MMLFDVKMFAFVICILTLHHVHSACILEGICPNNKNIQAEIADIHNAFRREVQPTASDMLIMYYSEEIAASAQAWVENCKMSHGPPASRMFNGYELGENLFHSQSIYPWSDVIRTWHSEVTHYQYPNGSKDGKPIGHYTQVVWNTSYKVGCGVALCSNVYFYGCHYYRAGNFVGWPPYKAGTPCASCPNACEDKLCNNPCPFINTYSNCSTLKILNGCEDDFVHERCPASCRCTTEIIPIG